A window of Clostridium sp. 'White wine YQ' contains these coding sequences:
- a CDS encoding Tim44 domain-containing protein: MNKFRNFIKMILIVLLVLIINVPLVAFARAGGGGGGGGSSGGGGGGGSTGSTHSRSSRKSSPLENAISFGLFAIAASAGIIVLKVKLGKKKAKTISAIKELSKSDNNWNYKEIKQDIEEAFYKVQTAWMERNQDLAKEYMSDELYTKHRTQTEWMKVRRQKNILEDMELLGATPVGIEDHIGIDRDSMWVHIKASSQDYTIDEETDEVIEGEAYKFIQFEEYWKFIRKEYRWILDEIRQIDEINDLDFFVIDIEKND, translated from the coding sequence ATGAATAAGTTTAGAAATTTTATAAAAATGATATTAATAGTTTTGTTAGTCCTAATAATCAATGTACCACTAGTGGCCTTTGCGAGAGCTGGAGGCGGTGGTGGCGGTGGTGGTTCATCTGGTGGAGGTGGAGGCGGTGGAAGCACTGGTTCAACTCATAGCAGATCATCACGGAAAAGCAGTCCACTAGAAAATGCGATAAGTTTTGGACTATTTGCTATAGCTGCTTCGGCTGGAATAATTGTACTAAAAGTAAAGTTAGGCAAAAAGAAAGCTAAAACTATTTCAGCCATAAAGGAACTATCTAAAAGCGATAATAACTGGAATTACAAAGAAATAAAGCAAGATATAGAAGAGGCTTTTTATAAGGTGCAAACTGCATGGATGGAAAGAAATCAAGATTTAGCTAAAGAATATATGAGTGATGAACTATATACTAAACATAGAACTCAAACTGAATGGATGAAGGTTCGTAGGCAAAAAAATATTCTTGAAGATATGGAACTATTAGGGGCAACCCCTGTAGGAATTGAAGATCATATAGGAATAGATAGAGATAGTATGTGGGTTCATATTAAGGCCTCATCGCAGGATTATACCATAGATGAAGAAACTGATGAAGTAATAGAGGGGGAAGCTTATAAATTTATTCAATTTGAGGAATACTGGAAGTTTATAAGAAAAGAATATAGATGGATATTAGATGAGATAAGACAAATAGATGAAATTAATGATTTAGATTTCTTTGTAATAGACATAGAAAAGAATGATTAA
- a CDS encoding S66 peptidase family protein, with product MVKPKTLKKGDTVGIVSPATGLDRSHIWRAIRTFESWGLKVKVGKHAYDNYYYLAGTDEARAEDVNEFFADSSINAIFCSQGGYGSPRIVNALDYDMIRKNPKIFIGYSDITALHLAIYKKTGLTTFHGPSATGIYGEYATEYRLKYLYKALFSGEPIGQIKMADPDKYLVKVTKGRAYGKTIGGNLSLICELIGTPYEIDTKGKILFFEEVGSDITDIDSRLTQLLNTGKLQSVAGIVIGECTDCETDVYDKGRSLENLIFERIGNLGIPAIWGLPIGHTHDLATIPIGVNAFLDASKGEFSILETATL from the coding sequence ATGGTAAAACCTAAAACACTTAAAAAAGGGGATACAGTGGGGATAGTATCACCAGCAACTGGGTTAGATAGAAGTCATATATGGAGAGCAATTAGAACCTTTGAAAGCTGGGGACTTAAAGTAAAGGTTGGAAAGCATGCTTATGATAACTACTATTATCTTGCTGGAACAGATGAGGCTAGAGCAGAAGATGTAAATGAATTTTTTGCTGACTCATCAATAAATGCAATTTTTTGTAGTCAAGGAGGCTATGGTTCCCCGAGAATAGTGAATGCTTTAGACTATGATATGATAAGAAAAAATCCAAAAATATTTATTGGATATAGCGATATTACAGCACTTCATCTTGCAATTTATAAGAAAACAGGACTGACAACTTTCCATGGTCCAAGTGCTACAGGAATTTATGGAGAGTATGCTACTGAATATAGATTAAAATATCTCTATAAAGCACTATTTAGCGGTGAACCTATTGGACAAATAAAAATGGCAGATCCAGATAAATATCTTGTGAAGGTTACTAAAGGACGAGCATATGGGAAAACTATAGGAGGTAATTTATCTTTGATTTGTGAGCTTATAGGAACTCCTTATGAAATTGATACAAAAGGAAAAATCTTATTTTTTGAAGAGGTAGGCTCAGATATTACAGATATAGATAGCAGATTAACACAACTTCTTAATACAGGTAAACTGCAGTCTGTTGCAGGGATTGTTATTGGAGAATGTACAGATTGTGAAACAGATGTTTATGATAAGGGCAGATCTTTAGAAAACTTGATTTTTGAGAGAATAGGTAATCTTGGTATACCAGCAATTTGGGGGCTACCAATAGGTCATACTCATGATTTAGCGACTATTCCAATTGGAGTTAATGCTTTTTTAGATGCATCAAAGGGTGAGTTTAGTATTTTAGAAACTGCAACTCTATAA
- a CDS encoding C45 family autoproteolytic acyltransferase/hydolase, which produces MGIDNNNYYGKGYKYEKNGWIYVHIEGEAYKRGLQHGFLLANEIKEIISNLKFLTYWNTGKEWSFFVDQAEKQFTHKVDEEFLDEIKGIADGAFKAGARVTWQEILTWNGYGELIGFWWPNNSDGEFKSNIGRNKGGCSAFIATGAATKDGKILLAHNTWESYETGQYLNVIMDVLPEYGNRFLMQTAPGYIDSFSDFFVTASGILGADTSISGFKKYNSEGVPQFVRIRKAIQYSDEVNEFIDIMKENSNGGYTSMWLLGDIRSNKITRFEQGLDYSSVKTLEDGYFIGFNAPEDPRIRNLEVENSAYTDIRDHQGARRVRLTQLMERYYGELDIEFGKAILADHYDVYLSRRNPSSRTVDGHYELDDQRYPSVSGTLPPFSPQGALDGKVIDSDLAGSMSFLAKWGGSSDIPFISDEYFSKHPQWNYLKGHLKDRPSMPWCMCKVRKEQ; this is translated from the coding sequence ATGGGTATAGATAATAACAATTACTATGGAAAAGGTTATAAGTATGAGAAGAATGGATGGATTTATGTCCATATTGAAGGGGAAGCCTATAAACGAGGACTTCAGCATGGATTTCTGCTTGCTAATGAAATTAAAGAAATAATTAGTAATCTTAAATTTTTGACTTATTGGAATACGGGAAAAGAGTGGAGTTTTTTTGTTGATCAAGCAGAGAAGCAGTTTACACATAAGGTTGATGAGGAATTTCTTGATGAAATAAAGGGGATTGCAGATGGGGCATTCAAAGCTGGCGCTAGGGTAACCTGGCAAGAGATTCTTACATGGAACGGTTATGGTGAGCTTATAGGTTTTTGGTGGCCTAATAACTCAGATGGAGAGTTCAAAAGCAATATAGGAAGAAATAAGGGAGGATGTTCGGCGTTTATTGCTACAGGTGCAGCTACGAAAGATGGAAAGATTCTTTTAGCTCATAATACCTGGGAGAGCTATGAGACTGGGCAATATCTTAATGTAATAATGGATGTTTTACCTGAGTATGGAAATAGGTTTTTAATGCAGACCGCACCAGGATATATAGATAGCTTTAGTGATTTCTTTGTAACAGCCTCAGGTATTCTAGGTGCAGATACAAGTATTTCTGGATTTAAAAAATATAATTCTGAAGGTGTACCCCAGTTTGTGAGAATTAGAAAAGCCATTCAATATTCTGATGAAGTAAATGAATTTATTGATATTATGAAAGAAAACAGCAATGGAGGCTACACCAGCATGTGGCTACTTGGGGATATAAGAAGTAATAAAATTACTAGGTTTGAGCAAGGGTTAGATTACTCAAGTGTAAAAACACTAGAAGATGGTTACTTTATTGGGTTTAACGCACCTGAAGATCCTAGAATACGTAATTTAGAAGTGGAGAATAGTGCCTATACAGATATTCGTGATCATCAGGGAGCAAGAAGAGTTAGGCTTACTCAATTAATGGAAAGGTATTATGGAGAACTAGATATAGAATTTGGGAAAGCTATTTTAGCAGATCACTATGACGTATACCTAAGTAGGAGAAATCCTTCTTCAAGGACAGTAGATGGACATTATGAGTTGGATGATCAAAGATATCCAAGTGTCTCTGGAACTCTGCCACCATTCTCTCCACAAGGGGCATTAGATGGCAAGGTAATAGATAGTGATTTAGCAGGAAGCATGTCCTTCTTAGCGAAATGGGGAGGTTCTAGTGATATCCCTTTTATTTCAGATGAGTATTTCTCAAAGCATCCACAATGGAATTATCTTAAAGGACATCTTAAGGATAGGCCTTCAATGCCATGGTGTATGTGCAAGGTCAGAAAAGAACAATAG
- a CDS encoding DUF4317 domain-containing protein yields the protein MKKKDILELKRRLKKDECTFTKMCGCYVDGEKNIVLKFRETFLNLVDEEFFKYLEIAKKTLSGTVGNNLLELNFPLNGDEDEIESRQLSLLALKKSRLKDDGLLDSFYKMIINSYDYTGNFLILIFHDAYDVITKTTDNSKIDESEEVYEYLLCAICPVSLTEPALGYFENENKIGARIRDWVVGSPDLGFVFPAFTDRSTNIHSILYYTKNAKDPHPEFMEQALGCSSKQTATEQKETFNTIVRKALGSDDAKSEHLYMEIQETLNNMVEDHTTVNGKNAEPIILSTDNIQEVLIESGIPEEILTKIEKSYTEEFGDTPPVVDHLIDKKAIAANEQRKKEEKLEKKVQILEEILEKTKQETELKVAAEPIIDAEAESMLEIAADSEEADNNTTQNYDVVLHVKPQKVPQIKSQIIDGKKCIIIPMEDDEQANVNGVEANL from the coding sequence ATGAAAAAGAAAGATATATTGGAATTAAAAAGACGCTTAAAGAAGGATGAATGCACATTTACTAAAATGTGTGGTTGCTACGTAGATGGAGAAAAAAATATTGTATTAAAATTTAGAGAAACTTTTTTAAACTTAGTAGATGAAGAATTCTTTAAATATTTAGAGATAGCAAAAAAAACATTATCAGGAACGGTTGGAAATAATCTTTTAGAACTTAATTTCCCTCTTAATGGAGATGAAGATGAAATAGAAAGCAGACAACTTTCTTTATTAGCACTAAAGAAAAGCAGATTAAAGGATGATGGACTGCTTGATAGCTTCTATAAAATGATTATAAACAGCTATGATTACACAGGTAATTTCCTAATACTTATTTTTCACGATGCTTACGATGTTATTACTAAAACTACTGATAATTCAAAAATAGATGAATCTGAAGAAGTATATGAATATTTATTATGTGCAATTTGCCCAGTATCTCTTACTGAGCCTGCTCTTGGATATTTTGAAAATGAGAATAAAATTGGTGCAAGAATTAGAGATTGGGTAGTTGGTTCTCCAGACCTTGGATTTGTATTCCCAGCTTTTACAGACCGCAGTACTAATATTCATTCTATTTTGTACTATACAAAAAATGCAAAAGATCCACATCCTGAATTTATGGAGCAAGCCTTAGGGTGTAGTTCAAAACAAACTGCTACTGAGCAGAAAGAAACCTTCAATACTATTGTTCGTAAAGCACTTGGAAGTGATGATGCAAAATCTGAGCATTTATATATGGAGATTCAAGAAACACTAAATAATATGGTAGAGGACCATACTACTGTAAATGGTAAGAATGCTGAACCAATAATTTTATCTACTGATAATATACAAGAGGTTTTAATTGAAAGCGGAATTCCTGAAGAAATACTTACAAAAATAGAAAAATCCTATACAGAGGAGTTTGGTGATACTCCTCCTGTAGTTGATCATTTAATTGATAAAAAAGCAATTGCGGCTAATGAGCAAAGAAAAAAAGAAGAAAAACTTGAAAAGAAAGTACAAATACTTGAAGAAATCCTTGAAAAAACAAAGCAAGAAACTGAGCTAAAGGTAGCTGCAGAGCCAATTATAGATGCAGAAGCTGAAAGTATGTTAGAAATTGCTGCTGATTCTGAAGAAGCTGATAATAATACTACTCAAAACTATGATGTTGTACTTCACGTAAAACCTCAAAAAGTTCCTCAAATAAAATCACAAATAATTGACGGAAAGAAATGCATTATAATTCCTATGGAAGATGATGAACAAGCTAATGTAAATGGGGTTGAGGCAAATCTTTAA
- a CDS encoding nitroreductase family protein, with protein MIKEIEVRRSIRKYIDKPVEDEKINEILESARLAPSGNNTQPWHYIVVKSEEMRQRIMEASHNQKWMMTAPVFIVSVADVRCRIKEDIRIDDDSSEDEVKRIIRDTAISTGYMLLQANNLGLGVCWVAEFTQEEIRPVLNIPSDKYVVGVITVGYSDEAPKPRPRKNIEDIVHYEIW; from the coding sequence ATGATAAAAGAAATTGAAGTACGTAGAAGTATAAGAAAATATATTGATAAGCCAGTTGAGGACGAAAAAATAAATGAAATACTAGAAAGTGCAAGGTTAGCTCCATCAGGAAACAACACACAACCTTGGCATTATATTGTGGTTAAATCAGAAGAAATGAGACAAAGAATAATGGAGGCTTCTCATAATCAGAAATGGATGATGACAGCTCCTGTTTTTATTGTAAGTGTTGCTGATGTGCGATGCAGAATAAAAGAAGACATAAGAATTGATGATGATAGTTCAGAAGATGAAGTGAAAAGAATAATTAGGGATACAGCAATTTCAACAGGCTATATGCTTCTACAAGCTAATAATTTAGGCTTGGGAGTTTGTTGGGTTGCAGAGTTTACACAAGAAGAAATTAGACCAGTATTAAATATACCTTCGGATAAATATGTAGTTGGAGTTATAACAGTTGGTTATTCAGATGAAGCTCCGAAACCTCGTCCAAGAAAAAACATTGAAGATATAGTGCATTACGAAATTTGGTAA
- a CDS encoding class I SAM-dependent methyltransferase translates to MTIELEKHYNKFCEDKRLTRRHGQVEYVTSMKYIHEYLENYENAKILDVGAGTGRYSVELANEGYDVTAVELVKHNLGVLKSKGSTVKAYQGTALDLSRFKENTFDMTLVFGPMYHLYTLEDKVKALQEAKRVTKLGGVILVAYCMNEYSVLTYGFKENNIRASIENGKLSDDFHVISEPEDLYDYVRLDDINKIVEEAGLKRIKIIAADGPANYMRPTLNAMDEETYKLFIKYHLSTCERPDLLGASAHTVDILRKE, encoded by the coding sequence ATGACAATAGAATTAGAGAAACACTACAATAAATTTTGTGAGGATAAAAGATTAACAAGAAGACACGGACAAGTAGAATATGTAACTTCAATGAAGTATATTCATGAGTATCTAGAAAACTATGAAAATGCAAAAATCTTAGATGTTGGTGCAGGAACAGGGAGATACTCTGTGGAACTAGCAAATGAAGGATATGATGTTACTGCAGTTGAGCTGGTTAAGCATAATCTAGGTGTTTTAAAATCAAAAGGAAGCACTGTAAAAGCATATCAAGGAACAGCATTAGATTTATCAAGATTTAAAGAGAATACTTTTGATATGACCTTAGTGTTTGGACCAATGTATCATTTATACACCCTTGAAGATAAGGTGAAAGCACTACAAGAAGCAAAAAGAGTAACTAAGCTTGGCGGAGTTATTTTAGTAGCTTATTGCATGAATGAATATAGCGTATTAACCTATGGCTTTAAGGAAAACAATATTAGAGCAAGTATTGAAAATGGAAAGTTAAGCGATGATTTTCATGTAATATCAGAGCCAGAAGATTTATATGATTATGTAAGGCTTGATGATATTAATAAGATAGTTGAAGAAGCAGGACTTAAAAGAATAAAAATAATTGCAGCTGATGGACCAGCTAACTATATGAGACCGACTTTAAATGCTATGGATGAAGAAACATACAAACTTTTTATTAAGTACCATCTTTCTACTTGTGAGAGACCAGATCTATTAGGAGCAAGTGCCCATACAGTAGATATTTTGAGAAAAGAATAA
- the thpR gene encoding RNA 2',3'-cyclic phosphodiesterase — MRVYIAIDFDDNIKNYLEKITSNIKNYCTEGSFTQKNNFHLTIRFIGEADDTQISKIKELLDMAVLNILPFELSANTLGIFKRKKTNILWMGIEENASLSELHEELTILLNKYKIPFYNKLYIPHITLGRRILLNEDSADLNSLISYERIKIPVKAISLMASKEENGKLNGVSIYRVNLKELR, encoded by the coding sequence TTGAGAGTCTATATTGCTATAGATTTTGATGATAACATTAAGAATTATCTTGAAAAGATAACATCAAATATAAAGAATTACTGCACTGAGGGCAGTTTTACTCAAAAGAATAACTTTCATTTAACCATTCGCTTTATTGGAGAAGCTGATGATACTCAGATTTCCAAAATAAAAGAATTGTTAGATATGGCAGTTTTAAATATACTTCCTTTTGAATTATCAGCAAATACCTTAGGTATTTTTAAAAGAAAAAAGACAAATATCTTATGGATGGGGATAGAAGAAAATGCTTCTCTATCTGAACTTCATGAAGAGCTTACCATCCTATTAAATAAATATAAGATACCATTTTATAATAAGCTTTATATCCCTCATATAACTTTAGGGCGAAGAATTTTACTTAATGAAGATTCTGCAGACTTAAATAGTTTAATTTCATATGAGAGAATTAAGATTCCAGTGAAAGCAATAAGTCTAATGGCTAGTAAAGAGGAAAATGGGAAACTAAATGGTGTATCCATTTATCGAGTTAATTTAAAAGAATTACGTTAA
- a CDS encoding amidohydrolase — translation MSNILDKAKLNEEYIINFRRDLHENPELSGQEFKTQEKIMKELDKLGIPYKKAGNTSLIATLKGGKGGKTVALRGDIDALPVKEETNVEFKSKTPGLMHACGHDAHTSMLLGAAKILSEMKDEICGEVRFFFQEAEETFSGAKKIIEAGGMEGVDACLGMHGMPELETGYVNIEPGYRMAGCDTIYVKFEGVSGHGSVPHMAKDTIHPACIFVTDLQGIVTKNINAQDPIVLSVGKFIGGTKANIVAKYTEIDISMRYFNPKVREIAHEAIKRHAKAIADAYELKVDVRIEESALSLYNDEELVAIADKSATKVFGEGKNKTLPKYMGSEDMPYYFQHAKGVYAFVGYRNEEKEAIYFPHHEKFKIDEDYMKYGTALHVQFALDFLSK, via the coding sequence ATGTCAAACATATTAGATAAAGCTAAATTAAATGAAGAGTATATTATTAATTTCAGAAGAGATTTACATGAAAATCCTGAACTTAGTGGTCAGGAATTTAAAACTCAAGAAAAGATTATGAAGGAATTAGATAAACTTGGAATACCATACAAGAAAGCCGGAAATACATCTTTGATTGCAACATTAAAAGGTGGGAAAGGTGGTAAAACAGTAGCTTTAAGAGGTGACATAGATGCTCTTCCAGTAAAAGAAGAAACAAATGTTGAATTTAAATCTAAAACGCCAGGATTAATGCATGCATGTGGTCATGATGCTCACACTTCAATGCTACTTGGTGCTGCAAAAATATTATCTGAAATGAAGGATGAGATTTGTGGTGAAGTTAGATTTTTCTTCCAAGAGGCAGAGGAAACATTCTCAGGTGCGAAAAAAATAATAGAAGCTGGAGGAATGGAGGGTGTAGATGCTTGCCTTGGTATGCACGGAATGCCAGAATTAGAGACTGGATATGTAAATATTGAGCCCGGATATAGAATGGCTGGCTGTGATACTATTTATGTTAAGTTTGAAGGAGTATCAGGACATGGGTCTGTACCACATATGGCTAAGGATACTATTCATCCTGCATGTATTTTTGTGACAGATCTTCAAGGGATAGTTACTAAAAATATTAATGCTCAAGATCCAATAGTGCTTTCTGTAGGAAAGTTTATTGGCGGAACAAAGGCAAATATAGTTGCTAAATATACAGAGATAGATATTTCCATGAGATATTTTAATCCAAAAGTTAGAGAAATAGCGCACGAAGCGATAAAAAGACACGCAAAAGCGATTGCAGATGCCTATGAACTTAAAGTTGATGTAAGAATAGAAGAAAGTGCCTTAAGTCTATATAATGATGAAGAATTGGTAGCAATAGCAGATAAGTCTGCAACAAAAGTATTTGGAGAAGGCAAAAATAAAACTTTGCCTAAATATATGGGGTCAGAGGATATGCCATACTATTTCCAACATGCTAAAGGAGTTTATGCATTTGTAGGTTACAGAAATGAGGAAAAAGAAGCTATATATTTCCCACACCATGAAAAATTCAAGATTGATGAAGACTACATGAAATATGGTACAGCATTACATGTACAATTTGCTCTTGATTTTTTAAGTAAATAG
- a CDS encoding MFS transporter — translation MTNYKGNDRLLFGMILGVATYWLFASAITAGVPPLTSDLGISSSIVSTAVSITALICGVSIVTAGSIADRVGRVRITQIGFILSIIGSILCAIAQGATLLIAGRVIQGLSGAFIMPATLALINAYYPGEARPRALSFWSLASWGGSGVANFFGGAVVSALSWRWLFWLTVPVALIGIFLINGTPESKITSGEKRSIDYFGIITLVLALLSLNLVVTRGRQLGWTNPIILSLIAAFVILFGIFLFIESRSSVPLVDLSLFSSKGYDAAVISNFLLNMCAGCLFILMPYVQTTRGLSSFQSGLLTISYLVAIVSTIRVGEKVMLKTGARLPMAIGTLMAAVGIFLMTLTFLPNAAYFTAVVVGLAVMGTGFGFYATPSTNTAVGNAPAEKAGSASGIYKMASSLGGSFGVAISGAVSTAIIMSDKTAQNLSAGWGLGVSVIAGSISLIAVLILVPKNKKNENNKRKAA, via the coding sequence ATGACAAATTATAAGGGTAATGATCGTTTGTTATTTGGAATGATTCTAGGTGTTGCAACTTATTGGTTATTTGCAAGTGCTATAACAGCAGGCGTACCACCACTTACTAGTGATTTAGGAATTTCAAGTTCAATTGTTAGTACTGCAGTCAGTATTACTGCATTAATTTGTGGTGTTAGCATTGTAACTGCAGGAAGTATTGCTGACAGAGTTGGAAGGGTTAGGATTACTCAAATCGGATTTATATTAAGTATTATTGGTTCCATACTTTGTGCAATAGCTCAGGGAGCTACACTTCTTATTGCAGGTCGTGTCATTCAAGGGTTATCAGGTGCCTTTATTATGCCAGCTACTTTAGCTCTTATAAATGCCTATTATCCTGGTGAAGCTCGCCCACGTGCTTTAAGCTTTTGGTCTTTAGCTTCTTGGGGTGGCAGTGGTGTTGCTAACTTCTTTGGAGGTGCTGTAGTATCAGCATTAAGCTGGCGTTGGTTATTTTGGCTTACTGTTCCTGTAGCGTTAATTGGTATATTTTTAATAAATGGTACTCCAGAAAGTAAAATTACTAGTGGAGAAAAAAGAAGCATTGATTATTTTGGAATTATTACTTTAGTGTTAGCATTACTTTCACTAAATTTAGTTGTTACTCGTGGAAGACAACTTGGATGGACCAATCCAATTATTCTTTCATTAATAGCTGCTTTTGTAATTCTATTTGGTATATTCCTATTTATAGAGAGTAGAAGTTCGGTACCATTAGTTGATTTATCGCTATTTAGCAGCAAAGGTTATGATGCAGCTGTAATCTCAAATTTCTTACTTAATATGTGTGCAGGTTGTCTATTTATATTAATGCCTTACGTTCAAACAACACGTGGCTTAAGTTCATTCCAAAGTGGACTATTAACAATTAGTTATTTAGTTGCCATTGTTTCGACAATTCGCGTAGGAGAAAAAGTTATGCTTAAGACAGGGGCACGTTTGCCAATGGCAATAGGTACATTAATGGCTGCAGTAGGGATTTTCTTAATGACACTAACATTCTTACCTAATGCTGCTTATTTTACAGCTGTTGTAGTTGGTCTTGCTGTCATGGGAACTGGATTTGGATTTTATGCTACTCCATCTACAAATACTGCAGTTGGAAATGCACCAGCAGAAAAAGCAGGTTCTGCATCAGGTATTTATAAAATGGCAAGTTCTTTAGGTGGTAGTTTTGGTGTAGCCATTTCTGGAGCGGTGTCAACAGCTATTATTATGAGTGACAAAACAGCTCAAAATTTATCAGCTGGTTGGGGATTGGGAGTTAGTGTAATTGCAGGATCCATATCACTAATTGCTGTATTAATACTAGTACCTAAAAATAAGAAAAACGAGAATAATAAAAGAAAAGCCGCTTAA